In a genomic window of Variovorax paradoxus:
- a CDS encoding P-II family nitrogen regulator — MKQITAIVKPFKLEDVREALAEVGVTGLTVTEVKGFGRQKGHTELYRGAEYVVDFLPKMKVEVVVNEGDVERCIEAIVNSARTGKIGDGKIFVTAVERIVRIRTGEENENAV; from the coding sequence ATGAAGCAGATCACCGCCATCGTCAAACCCTTCAAGCTCGAGGACGTACGCGAGGCCCTGGCCGAAGTGGGCGTCACCGGACTCACCGTGACCGAGGTCAAGGGCTTCGGCCGCCAGAAGGGCCACACCGAGCTCTACCGCGGCGCCGAGTACGTGGTCGACTTCCTGCCGAAGATGAAGGTCGAAGTGGTCGTCAACGAGGGCGACGTCGAGCGCTGCATCGAGGCCATCGTCAATTCGGCGCGCACCGGCAAGATCGGCGACGGCAAGATCTTCGTGACGGCCGTCGAGCGCATCGTGCGCATCCGCACCGGCGAAGAGAACGAGAACGCGGTCTGA
- a CDS encoding TIGR00730 family Rossman fold protein gives MTPEFSICVYCGSRPGERPEFTEAATAVGRWIGQQRGQLVYGGGRTGLMGTVAEATRAAGGRVVGIIPKALVDKELANPLCDELHVVDTMHERKAMMGERADAFLAMAGGIGTFEELFEIWTWRQLGYHDKPVGILNSAGYYDKLLEFLAQSVRDGLMGDWQMSLVRTGTEAEPLLAALRAEVPRHPRDDRLAENL, from the coding sequence ATGACCCCTGAATTTTCGATCTGCGTGTATTGCGGCTCGCGCCCCGGCGAGCGTCCCGAGTTCACCGAAGCCGCCACGGCGGTAGGCCGCTGGATCGGCCAGCAGCGTGGCCAGCTGGTCTACGGCGGTGGCCGCACCGGCCTGATGGGCACGGTGGCCGAGGCCACGCGCGCCGCGGGCGGCCGCGTGGTCGGCATCATCCCCAAGGCGCTGGTCGACAAGGAACTGGCCAACCCGCTGTGCGACGAGCTGCACGTGGTCGACACCATGCACGAACGCAAGGCGATGATGGGCGAGCGCGCCGACGCCTTCCTGGCCATGGCCGGCGGCATCGGCACCTTCGAGGAGTTGTTCGAGATCTGGACCTGGCGCCAGCTCGGCTACCACGACAAGCCGGTCGGCATCCTCAACAGCGCGGGCTATTACGACAAGCTGCTGGAATTCCTCGCGCAGAGCGTGCGCGACGGCCTGATGGGCGACTGGCAGATGAGCCTGGTGCGCACCGGCACCGAGGCCGAACCGCTGCTCGCGGCGCTGCGGGCCGAGGTGCCGCGCCATCCGCGCGACGACCGGCTGGCCGAGAACCTCTGA
- a CDS encoding diacylglycerol kinase: protein MSALPELPDPAVNPQKARKGFERVWHATLISLHGLRAGWSEPAFRQEAILSMVMIPAAFWLGRSWVEVALLAGSAVLVMIVELLNTAVEAAIDRIGPEWHDLSKRAKDMGSAAVLLSLSLCTCIWAAALWTRFVS, encoded by the coding sequence ATGAGCGCCCTGCCCGAACTTCCCGACCCCGCCGTCAACCCGCAAAAGGCCCGCAAGGGTTTCGAGCGCGTCTGGCACGCCACGCTGATCTCGCTGCACGGCTTGCGCGCCGGCTGGAGCGAGCCCGCCTTTCGGCAGGAAGCCATCCTGTCGATGGTGATGATCCCCGCCGCCTTCTGGCTCGGCCGCAGTTGGGTCGAGGTCGCTCTGCTCGCGGGCAGCGCGGTGCTGGTGATGATCGTCGAGCTGCTCAACACCGCGGTCGAAGCGGCCATCGACCGCATCGGCCCCGAATGGCACGACCTCTCCAAGCGCGCCAAGGACATGGGCAGCGCCGCGGTGCTGCTGTCGCTGTCGCTGTGCACCTGCATCTGGGCGGCAGCCCTGTGGACGCGCTTCGTGTCATGA
- a CDS encoding RDD family protein, which yields MVSSPSEISESDSPVPPASDASLSIAEGPVPGLWRRMACWLYEGMLLFAVVFVSGWLFSTLGQMRDAMDERRHLFQAFLFVVFGVYFVWFWAKGQTLAMKTWNIRIVDVNGHPVSQRRALARYLLSWIWFLPPLAAVAPFKLSGPEVTVLVFGWVAIWALLARFHPQRQFWHDAWAGTRLVTSKPMSRR from the coding sequence ATGGTTTCCAGCCCTTCCGAAATTTCGGAGTCGGATTCGCCTGTTCCACCCGCGTCTGACGCTTCCCTTTCGATTGCAGAGGGCCCGGTCCCGGGACTCTGGCGCCGCATGGCCTGCTGGCTCTACGAAGGCATGCTGCTGTTCGCGGTGGTGTTCGTCTCGGGCTGGCTCTTCAGCACGCTGGGCCAGATGCGCGATGCCATGGATGAGCGGCGCCACCTGTTCCAGGCCTTCCTCTTCGTGGTGTTCGGCGTCTACTTCGTCTGGTTCTGGGCCAAGGGCCAGACGCTGGCGATGAAGACCTGGAACATCCGCATCGTCGACGTGAACGGCCACCCGGTCAGCCAGCGCCGCGCGCTCGCGCGCTACCTGCTGAGCTGGATCTGGTTCCTGCCGCCGCTCGCCGCCGTCGCGCCCTTCAAGCTGTCGGGCCCGGAAGTCACGGTGCTCGTCTTCGGCTGGGTGGCCATCTGGGCCCTGCTGGCACGCTTCCATCCGCAACGCCAGTTCTGGCATGACGCCTGGGCCGGCACCCGGCTCGTCACCTCCAAGCCCATGAGCCGCCGATGA
- a CDS encoding DUF3106 domain-containing protein, with protein sequence MPRRTLLPAISPRSSRSWSQGAVVRLGGVGIVAMAALGLTIAAAQTTPVRSETVRADTPKAAPTGTMAASAAAKPPVLTKPLWAELTAEQQQALQPLAPHWNALNVGQKRKWLALSRNYASLPAEDQITLRSRMIEWAALSNQQRVQARLNFAEVKRVPADERKAKWEQYQALSEEEKRKLAERAPAKPKGAAIPVRPVSSQKLVAVPAVTSPGLHTPRIQLAPPMAPAAPAIVPAAALAANPPTAATGTATATTAPAASSTAAPAGYTPQPVPAEAQVPSPYSSSPGPSTSVSSTPSSTSAGRTLEPPSAAP encoded by the coding sequence ATGCCACGCCGCACCCTGCTCCCCGCGATTTCGCCCCGCTCCTCGCGCTCGTGGTCGCAAGGCGCGGTGGTTCGCCTCGGCGGGGTCGGCATCGTGGCCATGGCGGCACTGGGACTGACGATCGCGGCCGCGCAGACCACGCCCGTGCGCTCGGAAACCGTTCGCGCGGACACGCCCAAGGCCGCGCCGACCGGCACCATGGCAGCGTCCGCCGCCGCCAAGCCGCCCGTGCTCACCAAGCCGCTGTGGGCCGAGCTCACCGCCGAGCAGCAGCAGGCCCTGCAGCCGCTGGCACCGCACTGGAACGCGCTCAACGTCGGCCAGAAGCGCAAGTGGCTCGCGCTGTCGCGCAACTACGCTTCGCTGCCGGCCGAGGACCAGATCACGCTGCGCAGCCGCATGATCGAATGGGCCGCGCTCAGCAACCAGCAGCGCGTCCAGGCACGCCTGAACTTCGCCGAGGTCAAGCGCGTGCCGGCCGACGAGCGCAAGGCCAAGTGGGAGCAATACCAGGCCCTGAGCGAAGAGGAAAAGCGCAAGCTCGCCGAGCGCGCGCCGGCCAAGCCCAAGGGCGCCGCGATCCCGGTGCGCCCCGTGTCGTCCCAGAAACTGGTGGCCGTCCCGGCGGTCACGTCGCCGGGGCTGCACACGCCCCGCATCCAGCTCGCGCCGCCGATGGCACCCGCGGCGCCGGCCATCGTCCCGGCGGCCGCCCTCGCCGCGAACCCTCCGACGGCAGCCACCGGCACCGCAACGGCCACCACCGCACCGGCCGCGTCGTCGACCGCGGCCCCCGCCGGCTACACGCCCCAGCCGGTGCCGGCCGAAGCCCAGGTGCCGTCTCCGTACTCTTCATCGCCCGGTCCATCGACTTCGGTATCCTCCACACCGTCTTCCACTTCTGCGGGGCGCACGCTCGAGCCACCCTCGGCCGCCCCCTGA
- a CDS encoding DUF3619 family protein, with product MNTKVPLSSVAEDEFGQRVAARLSAGNQALPHDIGERLRVARAQAVAQRKQAPQLRVAPAVVQSGNTAALGGGWGWWTRIGTVVPLVALVAGLVTISVMQDEDRASELAEVDSALLTGDLPPAAYTDPGFAQFLKSDGASD from the coding sequence ATGAATACTAAGGTTCCTCTCTCCTCCGTCGCCGAAGACGAGTTCGGCCAACGCGTGGCCGCGCGCCTGTCCGCCGGCAACCAGGCGTTGCCGCACGACATCGGCGAACGCCTGCGCGTGGCGCGCGCCCAAGCCGTGGCCCAGCGCAAACAGGCACCGCAGCTGCGCGTCGCGCCCGCCGTGGTGCAGTCGGGCAACACCGCCGCACTGGGTGGCGGCTGGGGCTGGTGGACGCGCATCGGCACCGTGGTGCCGCTCGTGGCCCTGGTGGCCGGCCTGGTCACCATCAGCGTGATGCAGGACGAGGACCGCGCCAGCGAGCTGGCCGAGGTCGATTCCGCGCTGCTCACCGGCGACCTGCCGCCGGCCGCCTACACCGACCCGGGCTTCGCGCAGTTCCTCAAGTCCGACGGCGCTTCCGACTGA
- a CDS encoding RNA polymerase sigma factor yields MATEQELSDFLKSVERRAFKRSVYHVRDEEAALDIVQDSMMKLAQHYGDKPAAELPMLFQRILSNCTLDWFRRQKTRRALFSNLSDFESTDDDGDFDLLENFASPTDSRETESAEDTTRRAQVLHEIEEQIAALPGRQREAFLMRYWEEMDVAETAAAMGCSEGSVKTHCSRAVHALSKALKAKGISL; encoded by the coding sequence TTGGCCACCGAACAAGAACTCTCCGATTTCCTGAAAAGCGTCGAACGCCGCGCTTTCAAGCGGTCGGTCTATCACGTGCGAGACGAGGAAGCGGCGCTCGACATCGTGCAGGACAGCATGATGAAGCTGGCCCAGCACTACGGCGACAAGCCCGCCGCCGAGCTGCCGATGCTGTTCCAGCGCATCCTCTCGAACTGCACGCTCGACTGGTTCCGCCGCCAGAAGACCCGCCGTGCCCTGTTCTCGAACCTCAGCGATTTCGAGTCCACCGACGACGACGGCGATTTCGACCTGCTCGAGAACTTCGCCTCGCCGACCGACTCCAGAGAAACCGAGAGCGCCGAGGACACCACGCGCCGGGCACAGGTCCTGCATGAGATCGAAGAACAGATCGCGGCATTGCCGGGCCGTCAACGCGAGGCTTTCCTGATGCGTTACTGGGAAGAAATGGACGTCGCAGAGACGGCCGCCGCCATGGGCTGCTCCGAGGGCAGCGTCAAAACCCATTGTTCGCGCGCCGTCCACGCTCTGAGCAAGGCGCTCAAAGCCAAGGGAATTTCGCTATGA
- a CDS encoding acetolactate synthase 3 catalytic subunit, which yields MEISKAELASAAAASSGAGNHTQELMGAEVLVKALQAEGVQYVWGYPGGAVLYIYDAFYKQDTIQHVLVRHEQAAVHAADGYARATGEVGVALVTSGPGLTNAVTGIATAYMDSIPMVIISGQVPTAAIGLDAFQECDTVGITRPIVKHNFLVKDPKDLAMTMKKAFHIARSGRPGPVVVDVPKDVSFKKVAYAGYPEKVEMRSYNPVRKGHGGQIRKALQLLLNAKRPYIYTGGGVLLGNATNELRTLVDMLGYPVTNTLMGLGAYPASDRKFLGMLGMHGTIEANNAMQNCDVLLAVGARFDDRVIGNPKHFAQNERKIIHVDIDPSSISKRVKVDIPIVGDVKDVLTELISMIRESTTKPDAGALANWWKTIEGWRDRDCLKYDRGNKDVIKPQFVVETLWNMTKDADTYITSDVGQHQMWAAQYYRFDEPRRWINSGGLGTMGVGIPYAMGIKLAKPDSEVFTITGEGSVQMCIQELSTCLQYNTPIKICSLNNRYLGMVRQWQEIEYSGRYSHSYMDALPNFVKLAEAYGHVGMLIERPQDVEPALREARKLKDRTVFMDFRTDPTENVFPMVKAGMGITEMLLGSEDL from the coding sequence ATGGAAATCTCGAAGGCGGAACTCGCTTCCGCAGCAGCCGCGTCCTCCGGCGCCGGCAATCACACGCAAGAACTCATGGGCGCCGAAGTGCTGGTCAAGGCACTGCAGGCCGAAGGCGTCCAGTACGTGTGGGGCTACCCCGGCGGCGCGGTTCTCTACATCTACGACGCGTTCTACAAGCAGGACACCATCCAGCACGTGCTGGTGCGCCACGAGCAGGCAGCGGTCCACGCCGCCGACGGCTATGCGCGCGCCACCGGCGAGGTGGGCGTGGCGCTGGTCACCTCGGGCCCGGGCCTGACGAACGCGGTCACGGGCATCGCCACGGCCTACATGGACTCGATCCCGATGGTGATCATCTCGGGCCAGGTCCCCACGGCGGCGATCGGCCTGGATGCCTTCCAGGAATGCGACACGGTCGGCATCACGCGCCCGATCGTCAAGCACAACTTCCTCGTCAAGGATCCGAAGGATCTCGCGATGACGATGAAGAAGGCCTTCCACATCGCACGCAGCGGCCGTCCGGGCCCCGTGGTGGTGGACGTGCCCAAGGACGTCTCGTTCAAGAAGGTGGCCTACGCCGGCTATCCCGAGAAGGTCGAGATGCGCTCGTACAACCCGGTGCGCAAGGGCCACGGCGGCCAGATCCGCAAGGCGCTGCAGCTGCTGCTCAACGCCAAGCGCCCCTACATCTACACCGGTGGCGGCGTGCTGCTGGGCAATGCCACCAACGAACTGCGCACGCTGGTCGACATGCTCGGCTACCCGGTCACCAACACGCTCATGGGCCTGGGCGCCTATCCGGCGAGCGACCGCAAGTTCCTCGGCATGCTGGGCATGCACGGCACCATCGAGGCCAACAACGCGATGCAGAACTGCGACGTGCTGCTGGCCGTGGGTGCGCGCTTCGACGACCGCGTGATCGGCAACCCGAAGCACTTCGCGCAGAACGAACGCAAGATCATCCACGTCGACATCGATCCGTCGAGCATCTCCAAGCGCGTGAAGGTCGACATCCCGATCGTGGGCGACGTCAAGGACGTGCTCACCGAGCTGATCTCGATGATCCGCGAGAGCACGACGAAGCCCGACGCCGGCGCGCTCGCCAACTGGTGGAAGACCATCGAGGGCTGGCGCGACCGCGACTGCCTCAAGTACGACCGGGGCAACAAGGACGTGATCAAGCCGCAGTTCGTCGTCGAGACGCTGTGGAACATGACCAAGGACGCGGACACCTACATCACGTCCGACGTCGGCCAGCACCAGATGTGGGCCGCGCAGTACTACCGCTTCGACGAGCCGCGCCGCTGGATCAACTCCGGCGGCCTGGGCACCATGGGCGTGGGCATTCCCTACGCCATGGGGATCAAGCTCGCGAAGCCGGACTCGGAAGTCTTCACCATCACGGGCGAAGGCTCGGTGCAGATGTGCATCCAGGAACTGTCGACCTGCCTGCAGTACAACACGCCGATCAAGATCTGCTCGCTGAACAACCGCTACCTCGGCATGGTGCGCCAGTGGCAGGAGATCGAGTACTCCGGCCGCTACAGCCACAGCTACATGGATGCGCTGCCCAACTTCGTGAAGCTCGCCGAGGCCTATGGCCACGTCGGCATGCTGATCGAGCGTCCCCAGGACGTGGAGCCTGCGCTGCGCGAGGCCCGCAAGCTCAAGGACCGCACCGTGTTCATGGATTTCCGCACCGACCCCACCGAGAACGTGTTCCCGATGGTCAAGGCCGGAATGGGCATCACCGAGATGCTGCTGGGCTCCGAGGATCTCTGA
- the ilvN gene encoding acetolactate synthase small subunit, whose translation MKHIIAVLLENEPGALSRVVGLFSARGYNIESLTVAPTEDASLSRMTIVTAGSDDVIEQITKHLNRLIEVVKVVDLTEGAYTERELMMVKVRAVGKEREEMMRMAEIFRGRIIDVTDKSYTIELTGDHGKNDAFLEAIDRSAILETVRTGASGIGRGERILRV comes from the coding sequence ATGAAACACATCATTGCCGTTCTGCTGGAAAACGAGCCTGGCGCTCTTTCCCGCGTGGTGGGCCTGTTCTCGGCCCGTGGCTACAACATCGAATCGCTGACCGTCGCGCCCACCGAGGATGCGAGCCTGTCGCGCATGACCATCGTCACCGCCGGTTCGGACGACGTGATCGAGCAGATCACCAAGCACTTGAACCGCTTGATCGAGGTGGTCAAGGTGGTCGACCTGACCGAAGGTGCCTACACCGAGCGCGAGCTCATGATGGTGAAGGTGCGCGCGGTGGGCAAGGAGCGCGAGGAGATGATGCGCATGGCCGAGATCTTCCGCGGCCGCATCATCGACGTCACCGACAAGAGCTACACGATCGAGCTCACCGGCGACCATGGCAAGAACGACGCCTTCCTCGAGGCGATCGATCGCAGCGCCATCCTCGAGACCGTGCGCACCGGCGCCAGCGGCATCGGCCGCGGCGAACGCATCCTGCGGGTCTGA
- the ilvC gene encoding ketol-acid reductoisomerase produces the protein MKVYYDKDADLSLIKGKTVAIIGYGSQGHAHAQNLNDSGVKVVVGLRKGGASWDKVGKAGLQVAEVADAVKSADVVMILLPDEQIANVYKNDVAPNIKEGASLVFAHGFNVHYGFVQPRADLDVWMVAPKAPGHTVRSTYTQGGGVPHLVAVHQDKTGKARDLALSYATANGGGKAGIIETNFREETETDLFGEQAVLCGGTVELIKAGFETLVEAGYAPEMAYFECLHELKLIVDLIYEGGIANMNYSISNNAEYGEYVTGPRIVTDETKKVMKQVLRDIQTGEYAKSFVLEAAAGQPALISRRRLNAEHQIEVVGEKLRAMMPWIKKNKLVDQTRN, from the coding sequence ATGAAGGTTTATTACGACAAGGACGCGGACCTGAGCCTGATCAAGGGCAAGACGGTGGCCATCATCGGCTACGGCTCGCAAGGCCACGCGCACGCGCAGAACCTGAACGACAGCGGCGTGAAGGTCGTGGTCGGCCTGCGCAAGGGCGGTGCCTCGTGGGACAAGGTCGGCAAGGCCGGCCTGCAGGTCGCCGAAGTGGCCGATGCCGTGAAGTCCGCCGATGTCGTCATGATCCTGCTGCCCGACGAGCAGATCGCCAACGTCTACAAGAACGACGTCGCGCCCAACATCAAGGAAGGCGCTTCGCTGGTCTTCGCGCACGGCTTCAACGTGCACTACGGCTTCGTGCAGCCGCGCGCCGACCTCGACGTGTGGATGGTCGCTCCCAAGGCCCCGGGCCACACCGTGCGCAGCACCTACACCCAAGGCGGCGGCGTGCCCCACCTCGTGGCCGTGCACCAGGACAAGACCGGCAAGGCGCGTGACCTCGCGCTGAGCTACGCCACCGCCAACGGCGGCGGCAAGGCCGGCATCATCGAGACCAACTTCCGCGAAGAAACCGAGACCGACCTGTTCGGCGAACAAGCGGTTCTGTGCGGCGGCACGGTCGAGCTGATCAAGGCCGGTTTCGAAACGCTGGTGGAAGCCGGCTACGCGCCCGAAATGGCGTACTTCGAATGCCTGCACGAACTGAAGCTGATCGTCGACCTGATCTATGAAGGCGGCATCGCCAACATGAACTACTCGATCTCGAACAACGCCGAATACGGCGAGTACGTCACCGGCCCGCGCATCGTGACCGACGAGACCAAGAAGGTCATGAAGCAAGTGCTGCGCGACATCCAGACCGGCGAATACGCCAAGAGCTTCGTGCTCGAAGCCGCCGCCGGCCAGCCCGCGCTGATCAGCCGCCGTCGCCTCAATGCGGAGCATCAGATCGAAGTTGTCGGCGAAAAGCTGCGCGCGATGATGCCCTGGATCAAGAAGAACAAGCTGGTCGACCAGACCCGCAACTGA
- the pssA gene encoding CDP-diacylglycerol--serine O-phosphatidyltransferase codes for MHDDTVPDEVQPRKRRKGIYVLPNLFTLAALFGGFYSVVMAMNARFDLAALGVFAAMVLDSLDGRVARMTNTQSAFGEQMDSLSDMVSFGAAPALIAYEWSLKGLGRWGWIAAFVYCACAALRLARFNVNTGVVDKRWFQGLPSPAAAALVAGFIWLMTEWGKRGGEVLYLSWTQITWITFAFTLYAGLTMVTNAPFYSFKDVQMKKSVPFAVIVLIALGIAVINIHPPTVLFGLFVVYGLSGYVVYAWRKAKGQQTSVISTSTEEPDERGLHN; via the coding sequence ATGCATGACGACACCGTCCCCGACGAGGTCCAGCCGCGCAAGCGGCGAAAGGGCATCTACGTCCTGCCGAACCTGTTCACCCTGGCCGCGCTGTTCGGCGGCTTCTATTCGGTCGTGATGGCGATGAACGCGCGCTTCGACCTCGCCGCGCTGGGCGTCTTCGCGGCCATGGTGCTCGACAGCCTCGACGGCCGCGTGGCGCGCATGACCAATACGCAGAGCGCGTTCGGCGAGCAGATGGACTCGCTGTCCGACATGGTCTCGTTCGGCGCGGCGCCCGCGCTGATCGCCTACGAGTGGTCGCTCAAGGGCCTGGGCCGCTGGGGCTGGATCGCGGCCTTCGTCTACTGCGCCTGCGCGGCGCTGCGGCTCGCGCGCTTCAACGTCAACACCGGCGTGGTCGACAAGCGCTGGTTCCAGGGCCTGCCGTCGCCCGCTGCTGCGGCGCTGGTGGCCGGCTTCATCTGGCTCATGACCGAATGGGGCAAGCGCGGTGGCGAGGTGCTGTACCTCTCGTGGACGCAGATCACCTGGATCACCTTCGCCTTCACGCTCTACGCAGGCCTCACGATGGTGACCAACGCGCCGTTCTACAGCTTCAAGGACGTGCAGATGAAGAAGAGCGTGCCCTTCGCCGTGATCGTGCTGATCGCGCTCGGCATCGCGGTCATCAACATCCATCCGCCGACGGTGCTGTTCGGCCTGTTCGTGGTCTACGGCCTGAGCGGCTACGTGGTCTATGCATGGCGCAAGGCCAAGGGGCAGCAGACCAGCGTGATCAGCACCTCGACCGAGGAACCCGACGAGCGCGGTTTGCACAACTGA
- the leuA gene encoding 2-isopropylmalate synthase — protein sequence MLKQPQAKYRAFAPIGLKDRTWPDAVLTKAPIWLSTDLRDGNQALVEPMDITRKMRMFETLVAIGFKEIEVGFPSASQVEFDFVRKLIEEDRIPDDVTIQVLTQARDHLIARTFEALQGAPRAIVHLYNAVAPVMRRVVLGMDEDGIVELAATHARMFNEMAAKQPNTRWTFQYSPEMFSGTDLAFSKRVVDAVTAVWAPTPERKCIVNLPSTVEHSTPNIFADMIEWMHRNLDRRDAIVLSVHPHNDRGTGTAAGEFALMAGADRIEGCLFGNGERTGNLDLVNVALNLYTQGVSPELDFSNIDEIRATVEHCNQIPVHPRHPYVGDLVYTSFSGSHQDAIKKAFSARKDGDIWDMPYLPIDPKDVGRSYEAVIRVNSQSGKGGIAYLLESEYGIEMPRRLQMEFSQTVQRVMDVAGKELTAADLWQLFVREYGIESVQALQHRVLQEEGKDGANASVLLRGDLAWNGETVAIEGRGNGPIDAFTHALSAATGHAVRVIDYHQHAIGAGADAKAVAYLELRVDESRTLFGVGIDEDTIAASLKAIVSGVERARGNGAHSAQSETATV from the coding sequence ATGTTGAAGCAACCTCAAGCCAAATACCGTGCGTTCGCGCCCATCGGTCTCAAGGACCGCACCTGGCCCGATGCCGTGCTGACCAAGGCGCCGATCTGGCTGTCGACCGATCTGCGTGACGGCAACCAGGCCCTGGTCGAGCCGATGGACATCACGCGCAAGATGCGCATGTTCGAGACCCTCGTGGCCATCGGCTTCAAGGAGATCGAGGTCGGCTTCCCCTCCGCGTCGCAGGTCGAGTTCGACTTCGTGCGCAAGCTCATCGAGGAAGACCGCATTCCCGACGACGTGACGATCCAGGTGCTGACCCAGGCGCGCGACCACCTGATCGCCCGCACCTTCGAAGCCTTGCAAGGCGCTCCGCGCGCCATCGTCCATCTGTACAACGCCGTGGCGCCCGTGATGCGCCGCGTGGTGCTCGGCATGGACGAGGATGGCATCGTCGAGCTCGCCGCCACGCATGCGCGCATGTTCAACGAGATGGCCGCGAAGCAGCCGAACACGCGCTGGACCTTCCAGTACTCGCCCGAGATGTTCTCGGGCACCGACCTCGCGTTCTCCAAGCGCGTGGTCGACGCGGTCACCGCGGTCTGGGCGCCGACGCCCGAGCGCAAGTGCATCGTCAACCTGCCGTCGACGGTCGAGCACTCCACGCCGAACATCTTTGCCGACATGATCGAGTGGATGCACCGCAACCTCGATCGTCGCGACGCGATCGTGCTGTCGGTGCACCCGCACAACGACCGCGGCACCGGCACCGCCGCCGGCGAGTTCGCGTTGATGGCCGGCGCCGACCGCATCGAAGGCTGCCTGTTCGGCAACGGCGAGCGCACCGGCAACCTCGACCTCGTCAACGTGGCGCTCAACCTCTACACGCAGGGCGTCTCGCCCGAACTGGACTTCTCGAACATCGACGAGATCCGAGCCACGGTCGAGCACTGCAACCAGATTCCCGTGCACCCGCGCCACCCCTACGTGGGCGACCTGGTCTACACCTCGTTCTCGGGCTCGCACCAGGACGCGATCAAGAAGGCCTTCTCGGCGCGCAAGGACGGCGACATCTGGGACATGCCCTACCTCCCGATCGACCCGAAGGACGTCGGCCGCAGCTACGAGGCCGTGATCCGCGTCAACAGCCAGTCGGGCAAGGGCGGCATCGCCTACCTGCTCGAGAGCGAGTACGGCATCGAGATGCCGCGCCGCCTGCAGATGGAATTCAGCCAGACGGTGCAGCGCGTGATGGACGTCGCGGGCAAGGAACTCACGGCCGCGGACCTCTGGCAGCTCTTCGTGCGCGAGTACGGCATCGAGTCGGTGCAGGCGCTCCAGCACCGCGTGCTGCAGGAGGAGGGCAAGGACGGCGCCAACGCCTCGGTGCTTCTGCGCGGCGACCTGGCCTGGAACGGCGAGACCGTGGCCATCGAGGGCCGCGGCAACGGTCCCATCGATGCCTTCACGCACGCGCTGAGCGCCGCGACGGGCCATGCGGTGCGCGTCATCGACTACCACCAGCATGCGATCGGCGCCGGTGCCGATGCCAAGGCCGTGGCCTACCTGGAGCTGCGCGTCGACGAGTCGCGCACCCTGTTCGGCGTGGGCATCGACGAAGACACCATCGCCGCCTCGCTGAAGGCGATCGTCTCGGGCGTGGAGCGCGCCAGGGGCAATGGCGCGCACAGCGCACAATCGGAGACCGCGACCGTCTGA